The following are encoded together in the Sphingomonas insulae genome:
- a CDS encoding anhydro-N-acetylmuramic acid kinase: MLAIGLMSGTSLDGIDAALIETDGERQAKPVAFRGEPYSDTARSQLAAATALALTFDRPRASPDLVAAGELIDRTHAFAVHKLLREAGVAAADVAAIGYHGQTVAHRPDRGWTWQIGDGAVLAKATGITVVSDFRSADVAAGGQGAPLLPVYHGALAAGLDLPVAVLNLGGVANITFIGADGGLIAFDTGPANGLIDSWIEAETGARYDEGGALAAAGRVDQAVLTGMLDHAFFDLAPPKSLDRNDFTIQPARGLAAADGAATLTAFTAASVNEAIDRLPARPRRLIVAGGGRHNPTMLRMIAERTGLVPEPSDALGWNGDAMEAEGFAYMAARTLKGLPISFPGTTGVAAAMTGGVVSQP; the protein is encoded by the coding sequence ATGCTGGCAATTGGATTGATGTCCGGGACATCGCTGGACGGGATCGACGCCGCCCTGATCGAAACCGATGGCGAGAGGCAGGCGAAGCCGGTCGCGTTCCGCGGTGAGCCGTATTCCGATACGGCCCGGTCGCAACTGGCGGCGGCGACCGCGCTGGCGTTGACGTTCGACCGGCCGCGGGCCAGCCCCGATCTGGTCGCGGCGGGTGAGCTGATCGACCGGACGCATGCCTTTGCGGTGCACAAGCTGCTGCGCGAGGCGGGGGTCGCGGCGGCGGATGTCGCGGCGATCGGCTATCATGGGCAGACGGTGGCGCATCGGCCGGACCGCGGCTGGACATGGCAGATCGGCGATGGTGCGGTGCTGGCGAAGGCGACCGGCATCACGGTCGTCAGCGATTTTCGCAGCGCCGATGTCGCGGCGGGCGGACAGGGTGCGCCGCTGCTGCCGGTCTATCACGGCGCGCTGGCGGCGGGACTGGACCTGCCGGTGGCGGTGCTGAACCTGGGCGGGGTGGCGAACATCACCTTCATCGGTGCGGACGGTGGGCTGATCGCGTTCGATACCGGTCCAGCCAACGGACTGATCGACAGCTGGATCGAGGCAGAGACGGGCGCGCGCTATGACGAGGGCGGTGCGCTCGCCGCGGCGGGTCGCGTCGACCAGGCGGTGCTGACCGGCATGCTGGATCACGCATTCTTTGACCTTGCGCCACCGAAGAGCCTCGATCGCAACGACTTCACGATCCAGCCGGCGCGCGGACTGGCCGCCGCCGACGGAGCGGCGACGCTGACCGCCTTTACGGCGGCGAGCGTCAACGAGGCGATCGACCGGCTGCCGGCGCGGCCGAGGCGGCTGATCGTTGCCGGTGGCGGTCGGCACAATCCGACGATGCTGCGAATGATCGCCGAGCGGACCGGGCTGGTGCCGGAGCCGAGCGATGCCCTGGGGTGGAACGGCGATGCGATGGAGGCGGAGGGTTTCGCCTATATGGCGGCGCGGACGCTGAAAGGGCTGCCGATCAGCTTTCCGGGCACGACCGGCGTCGCGGCGGCGATGACGGGCGGGGTGGTGAGCCAGCCGTAA
- the rimO gene encoding 30S ribosomal protein S12 methylthiotransferase RimO, with amino-acid sequence MATRLPSPPRVGMVSLGCPKNLVDSERILTQLRADGYQMSADYAGADVVLVNTCGFLDSAKEESLEAIGEAIAENGRVIVTGCMGKEAEVIRARFPQVLAVTGAHQYEQVVEAVHEAAPANLSPYIDLIPDAGLKLTPRHYSYLKISEGCNHRCSFCIIPSLRGDLVSRRPDAILREAEKLVAAGTRELLVISQDTSAYGIDIRKEPRLWKGQEVVPHMTDLARELGKVVAPVNGWVRLHYVYPYPHVDQVIPLMADGLVLPYLDIPFQHAAPSVLKRMKRPGNDAKVLQRIHQWRDICPDIAIRSTFVVGFPGETEADFQYLLDWLDEAQLDRVGAFRFEPVEGAAANDLPDHVPEEVKEERYQRIMAKTAAISAAKLAAKVGRTLPVIIDEVGEEGATGRSQADAPEIDGQVFLRDAAHLSVGDIVAVEIEDADDHDLYGVPA; translated from the coding sequence ATGGCAACTCGTCTCCCCTCCCCGCCGCGCGTCGGCATGGTTTCGCTCGGCTGTCCCAAGAACCTGGTCGACAGCGAACGTATCCTGACCCAGCTGCGTGCCGACGGCTATCAGATGTCCGCCGATTACGCCGGCGCCGACGTCGTGCTGGTCAACACCTGCGGTTTTCTCGATTCCGCCAAGGAAGAAAGCCTCGAGGCGATCGGCGAAGCGATTGCGGAAAACGGCCGCGTCATCGTCACCGGCTGCATGGGCAAGGAGGCGGAGGTCATTCGCGCCCGCTTCCCGCAGGTGCTCGCCGTCACCGGCGCGCATCAATACGAACAGGTGGTCGAGGCCGTGCATGAAGCCGCCCCGGCGAACCTGTCGCCGTATATCGATCTGATCCCCGATGCCGGGCTCAAGCTGACGCCGCGCCACTACAGCTATCTCAAGATTTCGGAGGGCTGCAACCACCGCTGCTCGTTCTGCATCATCCCGTCGCTGCGCGGTGACCTCGTCAGCCGCCGCCCCGACGCGATCCTGCGCGAAGCGGAAAAGCTGGTCGCCGCCGGCACCCGCGAACTGCTCGTCATCAGCCAGGATACGTCCGCCTACGGCATCGATATCCGCAAGGAACCGCGGCTGTGGAAGGGGCAGGAGGTCGTGCCGCACATGACCGACCTCGCCCGCGAACTCGGCAAGGTTGTCGCGCCGGTCAACGGCTGGGTCCGCCTCCACTACGTCTACCCTTATCCCCACGTCGATCAGGTCATTCCGTTGATGGCCGATGGACTGGTGCTCCCCTATCTCGACATCCCTTTCCAGCATGCCGCCCCGTCGGTGCTGAAGCGGATGAAGCGCCCCGGCAACGATGCCAAGGTGCTGCAGCGGATCCACCAGTGGCGCGATATCTGCCCTGACATCGCCATCCGCTCGACCTTCGTCGTCGGCTTCCCTGGCGAGACGGAGGCGGATTTCCAATATCTCCTCGACTGGCTCGACGAGGCGCAGCTGGACCGGGTCGGCGCCTTCCGTTTCGAACCCGTCGAGGGCGCCGCCGCCAACGACCTGCCCGACCATGTTCCGGAAGAGGTGAAGGAAGAACGCTACCAGCGGATCATGGCCAAGACCGCCGCGATCAGCGCCGCGAAGCTCGCTGCAAAGGTCGGCCGCACCCTCCCCGTCATCATCGACGAGGTTGGCGAGGAAGGTGCCACCGGCCGCAGCCAGGCCGACGCGCCCGAGATCGACGGCCAGGTCTTCCTGCGCGATGCCGCCCACCTCTCGGTCGGCGACATCGTCGCGGTGGAGATCGAGGACGCCGACGATCACGACCTTTACGGGGTACCGGCCTGA
- a CDS encoding serine hydrolase domain-containing protein has product MWQLAIMVSHSLAAALALVAAPVAAQTLSPVERTAVDKVVTDALATTGTPSAQIAIVRGGKIVLVKAYGRQSDTAPARTDAPYQIASISKQFTAAALLMLEDDGKLSMDDTVAKWLPGVSGGDRITIRQLLSHTSGLQDYWPQDYSFAAMETPTTPQAIVDRWAKKPLDFAPGTQWQYSNTGYVVAGLIAEKAAGEPLMTFLQRRIFAPLGITAIDQDKAVGGRFPMGYHRNALGPVRAAPPPAAGWLFAAGELSMSAGDLAKWDVARLDRSVLPADDWAAQEKAVLLNDGSTTNYGLGVSIGKRAGQPYIEHSGEAVGFLSENIVFPEQKAAIVVLTNADFGDAFQAIAEGLAKAVLPAGADATEATKTRAARAMFDSLRNGTLDRSLLTANAAYYFSPQVLADYRSSLSALGEPTGFELAGPRRLRGGFVQRRYTVTYPKRKLSIGTFAEPDGQQRYEQFLVSPAN; this is encoded by the coding sequence ATGTGGCAGCTAGCGATCATGGTCTCCCATTCGCTCGCCGCCGCCCTCGCGCTCGTCGCCGCTCCCGTCGCCGCGCAGACCCTGTCACCCGTCGAACGGACGGCGGTCGACAAGGTGGTCACCGACGCACTTGCCACGACCGGCACACCGTCGGCACAGATCGCGATCGTCCGCGGCGGAAAGATCGTGCTGGTGAAGGCGTACGGCCGGCAATCGGACACCGCGCCCGCCCGGACCGATGCGCCCTATCAGATTGCGTCCATCTCGAAACAGTTCACCGCCGCCGCGCTCCTTATGCTGGAGGACGACGGCAAGCTGTCGATGGACGACACCGTCGCCAAATGGCTGCCGGGCGTCAGCGGTGGCGATCGCATCACCATCCGGCAATTGCTCAGCCATACCTCGGGCCTGCAGGATTACTGGCCGCAGGACTACAGCTTCGCCGCGATGGAAACGCCGACCACGCCGCAGGCGATCGTCGACCGCTGGGCAAAGAAGCCGCTCGATTTCGCGCCGGGCACGCAATGGCAATATTCCAACACGGGCTATGTCGTCGCCGGCCTGATCGCGGAAAAAGCGGCGGGCGAACCGCTGATGACCTTCCTGCAACGCCGCATCTTCGCGCCGCTCGGCATCACCGCGATCGATCAGGACAAGGCGGTCGGCGGCCGCTTCCCGATGGGGTATCATCGCAACGCGCTAGGGCCGGTTCGCGCCGCGCCGCCGCCTGCCGCAGGCTGGCTGTTCGCGGCCGGCGAACTCTCGATGAGCGCCGGCGATCTCGCAAAATGGGACGTCGCGAGGCTGGATCGCAGTGTGCTGCCCGCCGACGATTGGGCAGCGCAGGAAAAGGCGGTGCTGCTGAACGACGGCAGCACGACCAACTACGGGCTGGGCGTCAGCATCGGCAAACGGGCCGGCCAGCCGTATATCGAACATAGCGGCGAGGCCGTTGGCTTCCTGTCGGAGAACATCGTCTTCCCCGAACAGAAGGCCGCGATCGTCGTATTGACCAATGCCGATTTCGGCGATGCCTTTCAGGCGATCGCCGAAGGTCTTGCAAAGGCCGTCCTCCCGGCCGGCGCCGATGCGACCGAGGCGACTAAGACCAGGGCGGCACGGGCGATGTTCGATTCGCTCCGCAACGGCACGCTCGATCGCAGTCTGTTGACCGCCAACGCCGCCTATTACTTCTCGCCGCAGGTGCTCGCCGACTATCGCTCCAGCCTGTCCGCGCTCGGCGAACCGACCGGCTTCGAACTTGCCGGACCCAGGCGTTTGCGCGGCGGGTTCGTACAGCGACGCTACACCGTCACCTACCCCAAGCGAAAGCTGTCGATCGGCACCTTCGCCGAGCCGGACGGCCAGCAACGCTACGAACAATTCCTCGTGAGCCCGGCGAACTGA